In the genome of Poecilia reticulata strain Guanapo linkage group LG16, Guppy_female_1.0+MT, whole genome shotgun sequence, one region contains:
- the kcnj14 gene encoding ATP-sensitive inward rectifier potassium channel 14 → MMGAARVKRRFSAVVDGPVEEEEVMRLAQSARAGESPTGSGSPTSSSPIHALNGKALPLQRNTNNAQTQSAVGEPAGGDAAGESRVRAGGMCPGPRYTKGGSGGGRGERCSSADRDSLSSPSTTSRRRTKRSNRRPRQRFVGKDGRCNVTFVNMSERGQRYLTDLFTTCVDVRWRWMLVIFTLSFILSWLLFGFAFWLIASAHGDLSIQITPSSGSSPGSGESGSGGESDRDAVVEEPCFLQVNSFMAAFLFSLETQTSIGYGFRSVTEECPLAVLAVVLQCIVGCIIDAFIIGAVMAKISKPKKRNETLVFSDTAVVALRDGKLCMMWRVGNLRKSHLVEAHVRAQLLKPRVTPEGEYLPLDNADINVGFDTGTDRIFLVSPVTIVHEINEESPFFEIDKKTLKNDSELEVVVILEGMVEATSMTTQCRSSYLASEILWGHRFEPVLFERKNGYQVDYSFFHRTYEIPNTPSCSAKELTEQRYIGSSCSSFCYENEVALELASPDEEAVREHGCSPQPTRRPSLEEHLHCN, encoded by the exons ATGATGGGAGCGGCACGTGTCAAACGTCGCTTCAGTGCTGTGGTGGATGGGccagtggaggaggaggaggtcatGAGGCTAGCACAAAGTGCAAGGGCAGGAGAGAGTCCAACCGGGTCAGGAAGCCCAACCAGCTCCTCTCCAATCCATGCCCTCAATGGCAAAGCTCTACCTCTTCAGCGCAACACGAACAACGCACAGACGCAGAGTGCTGTCGGTGAGCCAGCTGGTGGAGATGCGGCAGGAGAAAGCAGAGTGAGAGCAGGAGGAATGTGCCCAGGTCCAAGGTATACCAAAGGCGGTAGTGGAGGTGGGAGAGGGGAAAGATGTTCTTCAGCAGACCGGGACTCCCTCTCTTCCCCCTCCACTACCAGTCGGCGACGCACCAAGCGCTCAAACCGCCGGCCCCGACAACGCTTTGTGGGCAAGGACGGACGCTGCAACGTCACCTTCGTCAACATGAGCGAGAGGGGCCAGCGGTACCTCACCGACCTTTTCACCACGTGTGTGGATGTACGATGGCGCTGGATGCTGGTCATCTTCACGCTCTCCTTTATTCTTTCCTGGCTTCTCTTTGGCTTTGCCTTCTGGCTCATTGCCTCTGCACACGGTGACCTCTCCATTCAGATCACCCCCAGTTCCGGTTCTTCTCCTGGGTCGGGAGAATCCGGCTCTGGGGGAGAATCTGATAGAGATGCAGTGGTAGAGGAGCCATGCTTCCttcaagtaaacagcttcaTGGCAGCCTTCCTGTTCTCCTTGGAGACGCAGACATCCATCGGTTACGGATTCAGAAGCGTGACCGAAGAATGTCCCCTGGCGGTGTTGGCGGTCGTTTTGCAGTGCATCGTGGGCTGCATTATTGACGCCTTCATCATTGGGGCAGTCATGGCGAAGATTTCCAAGCCCAAGAAGCGCAACGAGACTCTGGTGTTCTCTGATACTGCTGTGGTGGCCCTGAGAGACGGAAAACTGTGCATGATGTGGAGGGTGGGAAATTTACGGAAGAGCCACCTGGTTGAGGCGCATGTCAGAGCACAACTACTGAAG CCTAGGGTGACGCCAGAGGGGGAGTATCTGCCACTTGACAACGCAGACATCAACGTGGGTTTTGATACTGGCACCGATCGCATCTTTTTGGTCTCTCCTGTGACTATAGTGCACGAAATCAATGAAGAGTCACCTTTTTTCGAGATAGACAAAAAAACCTTGAAGAATGACTCTGAATTGGAGGTGGTGGTCATACTTGAGGGGATGGTGGAGGCCACATCAATGACAACTCAGTGCCGCAGCTCCTATCTGGCTTCTGAAATCCTCTGGGGACACCGTTTTGAGCCCGTACTGTTTGAGAGGAAAAACGGCTACCAG gttGACTATTCATTTTTCCACCGGACCTATGAAATCCCAAACACTCCGTCATGCAGTGCAAAAGAGCTGACTGAGCAGAGGTACATCGGAAGCTCATGCTCGTCCTTTTGTTATGAGAATGAAGTGGCTCTGGAGCTCGCCTCCCCAGATGAGGAAGCAGTTCGAGAACATGGCTGTTCCCCCCAACCCACCCGAAGACCATCCTTGGAAGAACATCTTCACTGTAACTAA